A region from the Polaribacter sp. Hel1_33_78 genome encodes:
- a CDS encoding CYTH domain-containing protein, with product MSLEIERKFLVKNEDFKKVFYQKKQLKQGYLNSDKNRTVRVRISNDSAFLTIKGKSNSTGTTRFEWEKEINSVEAEQLLLLCEPSIITKTRFYIKAENHIFEVDEFYGDNEGLIIAEIELNTENELFKKPLWLGTEVTGDKRYYNSSLSKIPFKIWAKIYK from the coding sequence ATGAGTTTAGAAATTGAAAGAAAATTTTTAGTCAAAAATGAAGATTTTAAAAAGGTGTTTTATCAAAAAAAACAGCTAAAGCAAGGGTATTTAAATTCTGATAAAAACAGAACTGTAAGAGTTAGAATTTCTAATGACAGTGCTTTTTTAACCATTAAAGGGAAGTCTAATTCTACAGGAACAACTCGTTTTGAATGGGAAAAAGAGATTAATAGTGTGGAGGCAGAACAATTACTTCTCTTGTGTGAACCTTCAATTATTACTAAAACAAGATTTTATATAAAAGCCGAAAACCATATTTTTGAAGTTGATGAGTTTTATGGCGATAATGAAGGTTTAATTATTGCCGAAATTGAGTTAAATACTGAAAATGAATTATTTAAAAAACCTCTTTGGTTAGGTACAGAAGTTACAGGAGATAAAAGATATTACAATTCAAGTTTAAGTAAAATTCCTTTTAAAATTTGGGCTAAAATTTATAAATAA
- a CDS encoding hemolysin III family protein gives MSEKLNHRYSDSEEQLNVWSHGLGLITSLIAVPFLISKAFSYSDFWDISSFIIYGFSLVILYAASTFYHAAKNPKTRRKLNIFDHAAIYALIAGSYTPFCLVALDSNLGWYMFIAVWVFALTGIILKLFFTGRFDKISTAMYLLMGWQVIIFIKPLMQSLSAEGFQFLIAGGVFYSIGAILYSIKKMPYNHATFHVFVLLGSISHFIAIYYL, from the coding sequence ATGAGTGAGAAATTAAATCATAGATATTCAGATTCTGAAGAACAATTAAATGTTTGGTCTCACGGTTTAGGTCTCATTACCAGTCTTATTGCCGTACCTTTTTTAATTTCAAAAGCATTTTCCTATTCAGATTTTTGGGATATAAGTAGTTTTATAATTTACGGATTCAGTTTAGTCATCTTATATGCTGCTTCAACTTTTTATCACGCAGCTAAAAATCCAAAGACCAGAAGAAAGTTAAATATTTTTGATCATGCGGCTATTTATGCTTTAATTGCTGGCAGTTATACTCCTTTTTGCTTAGTAGCCTTAGATTCTAATTTAGGTTGGTATATGTTTATTGCTGTATGGGTTTTTGCCTTAACTGGGATTATTCTTAAATTATTTTTTACTGGTAGGTTTGATAAAATATCAACTGCGATGTATCTCTTAATGGGGTGGCAAGTAATTATTTTTATAAAACCTTTAATGCAAAGTTTAAGCGCAGAAGGGTTCCAGTTTTTAATAGCTGGTGGCGTTTTTTATTCAATTGGAGCCATTTTATATTCAATTAAAAAAATGCCTTACAACCATGCTACTTTTCATGTCTTTGTTTTATTAGGAAGTATAAGCCATTTTATTGCGATATATTATTTATAA
- a CDS encoding 1-acyl-sn-glycerol-3-phosphate acyltransferase — protein sequence MKFLKIPFLLIWRLWFYILMFTTVILMTPFLLVFTFKEEYYHLLWRLVRIWSKVLIYGMGFRLNIQLDEEIEPNKSYMFCPNHASLMDPFVLIVLSKNPIVFVGKQELAKIPIFGFFYKRIVIMVDRSNPESRKKVYEIAKKRLQNGVSMAIFPEGLVPTEDVVLAPFKKGAFNLAIEFNIPIVAHVYFDCKRLFSWDVLKGGFGVFRVRQHQFISTKELSIDKMEYLKEKTFDVIYNDLATDKKYMNDTNRKR from the coding sequence ATGAAATTTTTAAAAATTCCTTTTTTGTTAATTTGGCGCTTGTGGTTTTACATTTTAATGTTCACTACAGTCATTTTAATGACCCCGTTTTTGTTAGTTTTTACTTTTAAAGAAGAATACTATCATTTATTATGGAGACTGGTTAGAATCTGGTCTAAAGTTCTTATTTATGGTATGGGTTTTCGTTTAAATATTCAATTAGATGAAGAAATTGAACCGAATAAAAGTTATATGTTTTGCCCAAATCATGCTTCTTTAATGGATCCTTTTGTGTTGATTGTATTAAGTAAAAACCCAATTGTTTTTGTAGGAAAACAAGAGTTGGCTAAAATTCCAATTTTTGGATTTTTCTACAAGAGAATTGTTATTATGGTGGATAGAAGTAATCCTGAAAGTAGGAAAAAAGTGTATGAAATAGCTAAAAAAAGATTACAGAACGGAGTGAGTATGGCTATTTTTCCGGAAGGATTAGTGCCAACGGAAGATGTGGTTTTAGCTCCATTTAAAAAAGGTGCTTTTAATTTGGCAATAGAATTTAATATACCAATTGTTGCTCATGTTTATTTTGATTGTAAACGTCTGTTTTCTTGGGATGTTTTAAAAGGAGGTTTCGGAGTCTTTAGAGTTCGCCAACATCAATTTATTTCAACTAAGGAATTATCTATTGATAAAATGGAGTATTTAAAAGAAAAAACATTTGATGTTATTTATAATGATTTAGCAACTGATAAAAAGTACATGAACGATACAAACAGAAAGAGATGA
- the trpS gene encoding tryptophan--tRNA ligase, whose product MSRILTGVQSTGTPHLGNLLGAILPAIEMSNNPKNEAFLFIADMHSLTQIKDGKELRENTYSTAATWLACGLDINKTIFYRQSDIPQVTELSWYLSCFFPYQRLTLAHSFKDKADRLGDVNSGLFSYPMLMAADILLYDAEIVPVGKDQLQHLEMTRDVANRFNNIVGKTLVAPEAKIQEHTKLVPGTDGEKMSKSRNNIINIFLPDKKLRKQIMSIKTDSKGLEEAKDPDTDNVFGLYKLLASDAQIAEMRSNYEGGNYGYGHAKQALYELIIGQFSTIRERYNHFMENKHEIDEALEVGAAKATIVANEVLKRVRDKIGY is encoded by the coding sequence ATGTCTAGAATTTTAACTGGAGTACAAAGCACAGGAACACCGCATTTGGGCAATTTATTAGGGGCAATTTTACCTGCTATAGAAATGTCAAATAATCCAAAAAACGAAGCTTTTTTATTTATTGCAGACATGCATTCTTTAACACAAATTAAGGATGGAAAAGAATTAAGAGAAAACACATATAGTACCGCAGCCACATGGTTAGCTTGTGGTTTAGATATTAATAAAACAATTTTTTATAGACAGAGCGACATTCCTCAAGTTACAGAATTATCTTGGTACTTGAGCTGCTTTTTTCCTTATCAAAGATTAACATTAGCGCATAGTTTTAAAGATAAAGCTGATAGACTAGGTGATGTAAATTCAGGTTTGTTCTCTTATCCAATGTTAATGGCCGCAGATATTTTATTATATGATGCAGAGATTGTACCTGTTGGAAAAGATCAATTACAGCATTTAGAGATGACCCGAGACGTAGCCAACAGATTTAACAATATTGTTGGCAAAACATTGGTTGCACCAGAAGCTAAAATACAAGAGCACACAAAATTAGTTCCAGGAACGGATGGTGAGAAAATGAGTAAATCGAGAAATAACATTATCAATATTTTCTTACCAGACAAGAAACTGAGAAAACAAATAATGTCTATTAAAACGGATAGTAAAGGCTTAGAAGAAGCTAAAGACCCAGATACTGATAACGTTTTTGGTTTATATAAATTATTGGCTTCAGATGCTCAGATTGCAGAAATGAGATCAAATTACGAAGGTGGAAATTATGGTTATGGCCATGCCAAACAAGCCTTGTATGAATTGATTATTGGGCAATTTTCAACTATTAGAGAGCGCTACAATCATTTTATGGAAAACAAACATGAAATTGATGAAGCATTAGAGGTTGGGGCAGCAAAAGCAACAATTGTCGCTAATGAAGTTTTGAAAAGAGTTAGAGACAAAATAGGGTACTAA
- a CDS encoding DUF1761 domain-containing protein — translation MEMNFYIFFVAAIIPLVIGFFWYGPLFGNAWMKEMGFTKESLQDQNTAITFLLSYVFSLFIAVFLLPATIHQMGVYSSLAGEPGFAEQTGESFTYFQDFLANYGDRFRTFKHGALHGVLSGVLLALPLIAIIAMFERKSIRYVAINAGYWIITLAIMAGLICQFGM, via the coding sequence ATGGAAATGAATTTTTACATTTTTTTTGTTGCAGCTATTATACCCTTAGTTATTGGTTTTTTCTGGTATGGTCCTTTATTTGGAAATGCTTGGATGAAAGAAATGGGGTTTACAAAAGAATCTTTGCAAGACCAAAATACGGCTATAACTTTTCTTTTAAGCTATGTTTTTAGCTTGTTCATTGCAGTGTTTTTATTGCCTGCAACAATTCATCAAATGGGAGTGTATTCGTCATTGGCAGGCGAACCTGGTTTTGCGGAACAAACAGGAGAATCATTTACCTATTTTCAGGATTTTTTAGCAAATTATGGAGATCGTTTTAGAACTTTTAAACACGGTGCTTTACATGGTGTTTTATCAGGTGTACTGTTGGCATTACCACTTATAGCAATTATAGCAATGTTTGAGAGGAAATCAATAAGATATGTTGCCATTAATGCAGGATACTGGATAATAACATTAGCTATTATGGCAGGCTTGATTTGTCAGTTCGGTATGTAA
- a CDS encoding DUF4837 family protein yields the protein MRNIFLILTIAFLLSSCVGNDTVILKQSIGKINKVMVVAKISDWTGDVGQEVRNSFGELMVGLPQPEHFLSVSQVAPNGFSSMMKASRNILIITEAKNEAFTVKKNVFAQPQTIVYVQAKDDESIIKLFQKHKNEIKNIFIDSDIQFTQRIFSKDKIDNSQYKTLSNLGVTFTIPKKFKTVDDTGEFLWLRNHLMSGIAKTGSNNILVYSIPLSDETQISDNIVAVRDSIGKKFIPGSDPETMHMITEEAYTPFTFDAIIDGKKAYETRGKWEVKNDFMAGPFLNYTVIDKKNNRLIIFEGFTYAPSVSKRAFVFELEAIAKSMKIN from the coding sequence ATGAGAAACATATTTTTAATTTTAACAATTGCATTTTTATTATCCTCTTGCGTTGGTAATGATACAGTGATTTTAAAACAATCTATAGGCAAGATCAATAAAGTAATGGTAGTGGCTAAAATTAGCGATTGGACAGGAGATGTTGGTCAAGAAGTTCGTAATTCTTTTGGAGAACTAATGGTGGGTTTACCACAGCCAGAACATTTTTTATCGGTTTCTCAAGTGGCACCAAATGGGTTTAGTTCTATGATGAAAGCGAGTAGGAATATTTTAATTATTACGGAAGCTAAAAATGAGGCTTTTACTGTAAAGAAAAATGTTTTTGCACAACCTCAAACTATTGTTTATGTGCAAGCAAAAGACGATGAAAGTATTATTAAACTTTTTCAAAAGCATAAAAATGAAATTAAAAATATTTTTATAGATTCTGATATTCAATTTACACAAAGAATTTTCAGTAAGGATAAAATTGACAACTCACAATACAAAACACTAAGCAATTTAGGGGTTACTTTTACAATACCTAAAAAGTTTAAAACTGTTGATGATACAGGAGAATTTCTTTGGTTAAGAAATCATTTGATGAGCGGAATTGCAAAAACAGGAAGTAATAATATTTTAGTGTACTCAATTCCTTTGAGTGATGAAACTCAAATTTCGGATAATATTGTAGCCGTAAGAGATAGTATAGGTAAAAAATTCATCCCTGGTTCAGATCCGGAAACCATGCATATGATTACAGAAGAAGCTTATACTCCTTTTACTTTTGATGCCATTATCGATGGGAAAAAAGCATATGAAACTCGTGGAAAATGGGAGGTGAAAAATGATTTTATGGCAGGGCCATTTTTAAATTATACAGTAATAGATAAAAAAAATAATAGACTAATTATTTTTGAAGGATTTACCTACGCACCATCAGTAAGTAAAAGAGCTTTTGTTTTTGAATTAGAAGCTATTGCTAAGTCTATGAAAATAAACTAG
- a CDS encoding lytic transglycosylase domain-containing protein: MNKFLFLLFFISISLFSQKEKDSITAAKIDTLFIVKDSIKKNIRFDLFSDSDLKTIDSLLIDEKFNSSLVDTLEYVIGDKDIIGSQNIVLTTALLKKRLSDLDEQTPFNLAFNPALEKVINSYLLSRSKYYPKLMAKAKYYFPMFEQYLDQYDIPLEMKYLAIVESALRPQVKSRVGATGLWQFMYGTGKQFDLKVSSYVDERQDPVKSTIAACKYLSQLFTIFGDWDLALAAYNSGPGNVRKAIKRSGGYRNYWNIRPYLPKETAGYVPAFYATMYIFEYAEEHGIYAEIPKFFNFQTDTVRVKRTISFDQISEIMNVGEEVISFLNPAYKLDIIPFVKERNYAVRLPSNKLVEFLDKEKELYALASEDESKREKPLPKYFEMDKRIRYRVQNGDYLGKIANKFGVRVSSLKRWNGLKTSRLKIGQRLSVFPKKIPFSVSKVSKKKATISSKSGKYDIYVVKNGDSLWNISKKFQNVSVDEIKKWNNIWSVKSLKPGTKLKIFKS; encoded by the coding sequence ATGAATAAATTTTTATTTCTTTTATTTTTTATCAGTATTTCACTTTTTTCTCAAAAAGAAAAAGACAGTATTACAGCTGCTAAAATTGATACTTTATTCATAGTTAAAGATTCTATTAAAAAAAATATAAGATTTGACTTATTTTCTGATTCAGATTTAAAAACTATTGATAGCTTATTGATTGATGAAAAGTTTAATTCGTCCTTAGTAGATACTTTAGAGTATGTAATTGGTGATAAGGATATCATTGGAAGCCAGAATATTGTTTTAACCACAGCTTTATTAAAAAAACGACTTTCTGATTTAGATGAACAAACCCCCTTTAATTTAGCTTTTAATCCTGCTTTAGAAAAAGTAATCAATAGTTATTTGTTGTCTCGTAGTAAGTATTATCCAAAGTTAATGGCAAAGGCAAAGTACTATTTTCCAATGTTCGAGCAATATTTAGATCAGTACGATATACCTTTAGAAATGAAGTATCTAGCGATCGTAGAGTCCGCGTTAAGACCACAAGTGAAATCGAGAGTTGGTGCTACAGGTTTGTGGCAATTTATGTACGGTACAGGAAAACAATTTGATTTGAAAGTGAGTTCTTATGTTGATGAACGTCAAGATCCTGTTAAATCAACTATTGCAGCTTGTAAATATTTAAGTCAGTTATTTACCATTTTTGGAGATTGGGATTTAGCCTTAGCTGCTTACAATTCTGGGCCAGGAAATGTAAGGAAGGCTATAAAACGTTCGGGAGGTTATAGAAATTATTGGAATATAAGACCTTATTTACCAAAAGAGACAGCAGGTTACGTTCCTGCATTTTATGCAACAATGTATATTTTCGAATATGCCGAAGAGCATGGAATTTATGCCGAGATTCCGAAGTTTTTTAACTTTCAAACAGATACAGTTCGAGTTAAAAGAACGATAAGTTTTGATCAAATTTCTGAAATTATGAATGTTGGCGAAGAGGTGATTTCTTTTTTAAATCCTGCTTACAAGTTAGATATTATCCCGTTTGTAAAAGAAAGAAACTATGCTGTTAGATTGCCAAGTAATAAATTGGTTGAATTTTTAGATAAAGAAAAAGAATTGTATGCTTTAGCTTCTGAAGATGAAAGTAAAAGAGAAAAGCCTTTGCCTAAGTATTTTGAAATGGATAAACGCATTCGTTACCGGGTTCAAAATGGAGATTATTTAGGGAAAATTGCCAATAAATTTGGCGTAAGAGTAAGCAGTCTTAAGCGCTGGAATGGCCTAAAAACGAGTCGCTTAAAAATTGGACAAAGGTTGTCTGTTTTTCCAAAGAAAATTCCTTTTTCTGTCAGTAAAGTTTCAAAAAAGAAAGCAACAATATCATCTAAATCAGGTAAGTATGATATTTATGTTGTGAAAAATGGAGATTCGCTTTGGAACATTTCTAAAAAATTCCAGAACGTTTCTGTTGATGAAATTAAAAAGTGGAATAATATTTGGAGTGTTAAAAGTTTAAAACCTGGAACTAAACTTAAAATTTTTAAAAGCTAA
- a CDS encoding exodeoxyribonuclease III: MKIISYNVNGIRAALKKGFLDWLQAANPDVICLQETKAHKEQLDLSEFENAGYPYHYWFSAQKKGYSSVAVFCKEKPNHIEYGTGVDSMDFEGRNLRVDFDEVSVMSLYLPSGTNSERLNFKFNYMEQFQEYINNLKKEIPNLVICGDYNICHEAIDIHNPKMKGVSGFLPEERTWIGEFINSGFIDSFRFLNQEKQEYSWWSYRANSRANNKGWRLDYAMVSKSLKDKISRAYILTEAKHSDHCPIALELDI, translated from the coding sequence ATGAAAATAATATCATATAACGTAAACGGAATCAGAGCGGCTTTAAAAAAAGGTTTTTTAGATTGGTTACAAGCTGCAAATCCAGATGTAATTTGCCTCCAAGAAACGAAAGCACACAAAGAACAATTAGATCTTTCTGAATTTGAAAATGCAGGGTATCCTTACCATTATTGGTTTTCTGCCCAGAAAAAAGGCTACTCTTCAGTGGCTGTTTTTTGTAAAGAAAAACCAAATCATATAGAATACGGAACAGGAGTTGATTCTATGGATTTCGAAGGTAGAAATTTACGAGTAGATTTTGATGAGGTATCTGTTATGAGCTTGTATTTGCCTTCGGGAACAAATTCAGAAAGGCTCAACTTTAAGTTCAATTATATGGAGCAATTCCAAGAATACATCAATAATTTAAAAAAAGAAATTCCTAATTTAGTGATCTGTGGCGATTATAATATTTGTCACGAAGCAATAGATATTCACAATCCAAAAATGAAAGGAGTTTCTGGATTTTTACCGGAAGAAAGAACTTGGATTGGCGAGTTTATTAATAGCGGATTTATAGATAGTTTTCGTTTCCTAAATCAAGAGAAACAAGAATATTCTTGGTGGAGTTATAGAGCAAATTCTAGAGCAAATAATAAAGGTTGGCGATTAGATTATGCGATGGTTTCAAAATCTTTAAAAGATAAAATATCAAGAGCTTATATTTTAACAGAGGCTAAGCATTCAGACCATTGTCCAATAGCTCTAGAATTAGATATATAG